CGAATGAGTCACCTGATAAAGCTCATGGGGTGCTAACCTATAATCGCGATGGTGAAAGTTATACGGTAAGTGTTAGAGCGCCGCTAAAAAATAAGCAAGGTGCTGATGAGGTATGTATTCAATTTGCCACTGGTGGTGGCCGATCAGGCGCGGCAGGAATTAATAAATTACCCTTAGATCAGCGCGAACAGTTTATTTCGACCTTATTTAACTACTATAATTAAATCTCAGGCGTAGTCGCCATATTGAATAAATTAAATGTTAACGAGATTTAGCGTGATAAATGGATAAAAGATGAGTTTATTAGTTACAGGGGGCACGGGCTATATTGGTAGTCATACCGTGGTGGAATTGATTGAAAAAGGGCATGAGGTTGTTATTGTTGATAACCTGTCAAACTCTTCTACTCGGGTGCTGTCTAGAATAGAAGCCCTAACCGGTGTTTTCCCAACATTCATTCAAGCGGATATCTGTGATGCAAAAGCAATGAGTGATGTGTTTAGCCAACATGATATCGAAGCTGTTATTCACTTTGCTGGTTTAAAAGCAGTCGGTGAGTCAAATGAAATACCACTGAGTTATTACCAGAATAATGTCAGTGGCTCGATCACGCTTTTCGAAATAATGGCAAAGTTTAATGTTAAAAAACTTGTTTTTAGCTCGTCTGCAACGGTCTATGGTGAAAACAATATTTCTCCTTTAGATGAGTCGATGGCAACTTCTGCGACTAACCCTTATGGTCAAACGAAGCTAATGATCGAGAATATATTGATGGATTTGGCAAAGAGCGATACAAAATGGTCGATTGCTTGTTTACGTTATTTCAACCCAATTGGCGCTCATGCATCCGGTACTATGGGTGAAAACCCTAACGGTATTCCCAATAACCTTTTACCTTATGTCGCTCAAGTCGCCGTTGGCCGGTTGGCTCAGCTCAATGTATTTGGTGATGACTATGATACGCCAGACGGTACCGGAGTTAGAGACTATATTCATGTTGTAGACCTTGCCTTGGGTCATATTAAAGCTGTAGAGGCCTTAAATGATTTACAAGGATGTCAGCCGATCAATTTAGGTACTGGCAATGGCACTTCAGTTTTGGAGATTGTGAAGAGCTTTAAAGCGATTAGTGGTAAAGATATCCCATATGCTATTGTGCCCAGACGTGTTGGTGATATTGCGACAGTATTTGCTAATGCTGATAAAGCACTAACATTATTGAACTGGAAAGCGGTTCGTGATTTAAACACGATGATTGAAGATACATGGCGATGGCAATCGCAAAACCCAAACGGTTTTGAATAACAACATTACCACCTTCTTACTCTCAATAAAAAAAGAGCCTACGGGCTCTTTTTTCATTGCGTTACAGCGACAATAAAACTGATGCTATGTCATCTGACTAGCCTGTTCATCGGCCCATGCAAGCGCTTGGTTATAACATTCAACGGTTTTTTCTTTATCGAGTTGTAACTTTTCCATCACTAACATGGCCTTATCCCATTCTGCATGTTCAATCAGTTCCAACTGCTTGATAATCGCAGCCATGGTGCCTTTGCCAGTTAAGAGTGGCTCTGTTACTTCTTTTGCTAGTGGTAATTTAGCCAGTACGCTTTCCAAACTTTCATCTAAGATAGCATCAATCATTGATAAAAGGCCTGTCAAAAATGCCATTGATGTATCGCCTTGCGTTTTCATTAGTGGCGCGACAAGCTCACAGAATTTTGCCCGTGCCATCGACATTGTGATTAATTCAGACGGTTTATCAGGGTTAGCCGTAGTTGCAAACATTAAAGCAATAAACTTTTTCAACTCCGCTGAGCCTAAGATCACCAAGGCCTGTTTTATTGTTGAAATTTCACTTCGTCGACGAAAGATTGGTGAATTTGCATAG
This window of the Thalassotalea atypica genome carries:
- the galE gene encoding UDP-glucose 4-epimerase GalE, coding for MSLLVTGGTGYIGSHTVVELIEKGHEVVIVDNLSNSSTRVLSRIEALTGVFPTFIQADICDAKAMSDVFSQHDIEAVIHFAGLKAVGESNEIPLSYYQNNVSGSITLFEIMAKFNVKKLVFSSSATVYGENNISPLDESMATSATNPYGQTKLMIENILMDLAKSDTKWSIACLRYFNPIGAHASGTMGENPNGIPNNLLPYVAQVAVGRLAQLNVFGDDYDTPDGTGVRDYIHVVDLALGHIKAVEALNDLQGCQPINLGTGNGTSVLEIVKSFKAISGKDIPYAIVPRRVGDIATVFANADKALTLLNWKAVRDLNTMIEDTWRWQSQNPNGFE